AGAGCATTCAGACTTTTGCCGGCACCGAGTGCGCTGTCATAAGGACCTTTCTGCCTGATACCCATGTCTCGGTCCCCCCCGATCTTGAGCAGGACCTGAAAGCCCAGGGCAAGGTATATTTTGCCTTTCAGCAGGGGAGGCTCATGGGCTTTTCAAACGAGAGCCGGAGCCTCATAAGAAAGGGAGATACCGAGGCAAGCTCAATATTCTCGACAAGGATGAATCTCCTCCCGTAGGCCCCTTCCTCCTGTACTATCCATGCTGTTCATCTTCTGTTAACAGGATAGCAACAGTTCGGCAATGTCCATGAGGCATAATGGGAGTAAGGACGCCGCATGTCCTTTCAAGCCACGGCCCCCACTGTACAGGTTCCAGATTCCCTTTCCCCGGCAAGGTTACGTTCTTTATCATGCCATCAGAGGAAAAGGAGGCCGTGCGCACTTTCAAAGCCCTTCCTGCGCTCATGAGGAGGTGATGCCCCTGTAAAAGCTCCGGATCGCCAGATTTTCCATAGTACTGACCATTGAAAGGAGATACCTTTTATGGCTAATGAGACCAAGATTCTTGAGAACAGTGACGGTCCCGTGCTCTGCTCGAACCGCTGCCCATGGAGCCGGGAAAGCTTGAGGCATTCGGAGAAAGTCTCCCGCTTTATGATGAGGCTTCTAATTGTAGCCTTCATCATTCAGGTCATAGTGCAGTATCTGCCAGGTCAATCTTATATCCCTGTTTACCGCAATGCCTGCCTTGATTGTTATTCTCTCAATGCGGCGAGGGAAGTTCTGAAAGAGAGTCGTATAGACTTTATTGTGAACGATGAAGGCACCATGGTGAGAGTCCCACCTGCGAAGCTGAAGCAGGCCAGGAGTCTCCTTGCCAGCCAGGGCATTGAAAAGAGGATTGTGAGGCAGGGGTATTATGTTCTGCAGCAGGCGGCCTCCCCCAGGGAGGAGCGCATTCTCACCCTCGAACGCGACCTGGAGGAGAGCATTGAGTGCGTGGAAGGCATCGAGCGCGTATCAGTTAAGATTGATCTCCCCGCCAGACCGTGGGATCAGATCATCTGCGGGCCATCAGCGGTTGTCATGCTGATCTGCCGCGAAGGATGTACTCTGAGCAGCAACAAAGTGAGGGGAATCATCCATCTTGTGGCCTATTCCGTAGAGGATATGAAGCCCGAAAATGTGAAAATCGTAAACGCAGAGGGCTGCGATCTGATGTTCCCCTCGGGATGCAGGGCGGTGTCGGGCTCTTCATGCGTGGCGGCGATTAAGATCCCTCATCAGGACAGCGCGGCTTCATTGAAGAGCTCGCAGGGCGCTTTGCCCGGAGTGGCTTCCCCTTCAGGCGAGGAGGCTTCCAGTGAAAATTCTTCGGGCAATTACCGCAATATCAAGATTGCCGGGAAGGCCGATCTGAAGACCGGCCTCATCTTCTTGAAGACCAGCTACGAAACGTGGTCAAAGGACAGGCCTGCCATCGAGAGGAAGCTCCTGCTGGGCCTTTTCTTACTGGTGTCAGTGGTTTTCTCCTACTGGCTTGGACGCAGGGGAAGCCTTTCAAGGAACGGAGCCTCTCACGATTTTGAGCGATCCTGAAGGCGCCCCCCGTATTCTCCCATCCATTCAAAGGGCGGGTTGCTGCCCGTGACAATGATATCATAGAGAATTGCCACGATGTTTCTTTTTCCCAGCGCTTCTTTCCTCAGCAGGTGCTCTTTCTTTTCATGCTCAAAGAACCCCTGGGCCGACGATTCCCTGAGCAGTCTCGCCTTGAGTTCCTTCTCAAGCGCATTTCTCCTTTCCAGGTGAGCATTGAAAAGCTCACCGGGGGATGCCGGCGGGAGGCTCACCCACAGTGACCGGGGGCGGCGCATCGCATAGGTGACGCCGTCGGGCTTCCTGTCGGTCGTGGAAAAACTGAATCCGTCGGTCATGAAGGAGACAAGAACGCATTTGACCTCAGTCGGATTGCGGCCAGGGGGAAAATTCTGGTTGCACTCGGCAAATATGAACTGCCGGTCATGGGAGAAGAGGCGGCCTATCCCTTTTATTCCCTGCATTTCCATCTCGGGAGAATGGTAATCAATGAGCCTTTTGAATCCGAGGGACTCAAAGGCTTCGGTGTACCGCTCAAAAGCTTCATGGTCAAAGGCAGGGTACTCGTCCGGTGAAGCCTCGGTAAAGGTGACTTTTTCCGGGAAAGCCTTCATTATGGCCGATTTCACCCAGGCGAGGAAGAGAGCCGCGGGAAGGGCGATAAAGACAACGGCCTTTCCCGCCAGCGCCAGGCCGGGGGTGATGCCGCGGGACGCCAGCCACTCCGCCATGGTGTTCCACAGAGCTGCAAGCCTTTCCCACTGCGTGAAGATGAGAAAGAAGATGACGAATGTGATAATTCCTGCTGCCGGTGAAGGCTCCTTGGCTTTTACCTTTCCATCACTCAAGAAGGATCCTCCTCCCTTCAGGCAGCCTTCATGCTCCTGCCCTGCCCGGATTCCTTGATTCAGTTCACATTGAGGCCTGCCAGCGATTTTCTCGCGTCCATGGCGTCGTCGCAGTTGGGGCCGAAGTGCTGCTCTGCCAGGAAAAGCGCCTCGTTATAGACGTCGCGTGCTTCCTGCACACGGGCGGCATCTCTGTAAAGGTCGCCCAGGTTGAGAAGGAGCTTCGGATGGATGGGATCATTGCTCTGATGGGCGGCAGTCCTTATTGCCTCAAGGAGTCCCTGCGCCTTGTCCGCCTGGCCCTGCCTCGCATACATGTGGGCGACGTTATTGAGAGTGAGCTGCGAATCGGGATGAAGGCGCCCAAGGATTTCAGCCCTCAGGTTCAGGGCCTGCACGAGGTGCTTATTGGCTTCTTCCATGGCGTTGAGCTCGATGCAGATCTGCCCATAGACATTGAGGCTCTGTGCAAGCTGCAGAACTCTCTCATCGCCCACGGCCTGAGCCATCCTTATTGAAAGGCCTTTTGAGCAGTACTCAAGGGCTTTTTCGTACTCCCTGCGCTCCAGGCAGACACCGCAGAGGTCATGATAGCAGGTGCCTATCCGGTGGTCATCAGGTGACAGTGCCGCCCGGTAGTCCTCGAGGACCTGCAGATACACTGCCTCTGCCTCCCTGATGCGCCCAGAATCCCTGAGGATATCGGCATGATAGTGCCGGAGCTCGGCGGTGCTGAAATCATGGGGACCGAGCTCGGCTCCTGCCCTGGCGATGGCTTCGTGATAAAGTCTCTCCGCGAGGGCAAGGTCGCCGCTCATATGGACTTTGTAGGCCTCCTGGCCTTTCTTCATAATCTCGAAGCGCAGCATTTCCCTGGGATCTGCGCCTGAGGAGAGGAGGAGCTCCACCATCGCGCCATGGTTTTTTCTCAGGGCATAGTAAAGGACCGATTCTTTCTGGCCGGTAGTACGGGAGTTGACGTCGGCGCCTTTTTCAATGAGCAGCTTTGCGCATTCAATATTCCCCGTATTGGCGCATGCATGAAGGGGTGCAACGCCCCTCTGCCCCGCTTCGTTGGGGTCGGCTCCATGGTCAAGCAGGGCCTTTATGATATGGGGATCGCCATGCATTGATGCCAGAATAAGGACTGTGGTTCCGTCTGAAGCCCTCTCTGCGGTGTCGAAGTTCCCGCTGTCCACAATCCTGCGGGCAGTCTTCAAATCGTTCTTCTGGAGGGCTTCCAGGAGCGTCTGTTTTCCGAAGTATTTTTCAAAGAGACTCATAAGGCGCCTCGGTCAAGTGACCTGTCATGAAAGCTGTTTTTAAGGCCCGGGCCGGGCACTGCGAAACTGCCCGGGAGAGCCAGGTTCATCATTGCGGTGGGCATGAACCATGAGTTTCTCCCTGCCGCTCTCTTATCCTGCCATATTCACTTCAATGTCTCCCAGGCCTTTCCCATCAGCCATGCGATGAGGTGAAACAGGGTGAAATATCTGCTGTTATGGGAAATAATTTTTTAAGATGCAGGAAACATTATAAATAAAGAGAATAAACGGATTCCTTATAGGGGTATTCGAGTGCTGGAATTTCCATCAAAAGCACCGGTGATTTCCTTATCTTGATGGGGATTAACTGCATAGATAGCTGACAGAACCAATATATAAAAGCAATCAGTGTGGGGGCATGCTTTTTAACCCCTTCGCAAAAGGCTTAAAGTGAAATCAGTGTAGATATTCACATCTATGTAACAACTTTGAGTGGATTGTTAAAGAGACTCTATGATATGATTGAATCAAGCAAAACAACCGAAAGGCGGGAAATGAAATGAAAAAGGTAACAATCCTCACAATAACCCTCCTGGTCCTGATGGCGGCCTCAGTGTTCGCTGAGTCCTTCACAGGCGTTGTCGTCTCGATAGAGGACGGCAACAACATCCTTGTGAAAAACGGATCAGGAATCTCCAAGGTGAAAATTGACGGTGTCGTATGCCCGGAGCTTGAGCAGGAATACGGCCAGGAAACCAAGCTCTTCATGGAAGAGCAGCTCTGGGGAAAAGAAGTCTGGGTTGACGTGAAGAGCAAGGATCATTACGGCCGCTACGTGGCAAATGTGAAGTCGGGGAACGAGGATGTGGCTCTCACCCTGGCAAAGAATGGTATGGCCTGGTACAATCAGAAGGCATTCTCACCGGCTGTCGCCGCTGCGGAGAAAGAGTCAAGAGCCAGCAGAACCGGCCTCTGGGCCTCTGAGAATCCCGTGTCTCCCTGGGCATTCCGCCAGGCGAAACTGGGTATCATTCCTGACAGAACAGGCAAGCCCGTAGGGATAAGCAAAGGCGGCTTCGGCTTCTCCGGTGTGACCGGCGGCTATGGCTACGCTCCCTGCGCGAAAGCCAGCTTCGGTGACAAGCCTATCGCCGGCGGGTATTTCGGCAGCAGCAAGGGTTATTATGGAAACGGCTCAGGTTATTACGCAGGAAGGGCACAGAGCTTCGGCGACAGCGGAGTCAAAAGAGGTTATTACGATAACGGCGGCAGAGGTTATAACGGCATCAGCAGGGGCTACGGCTTCAATCATAACGAAAAAGGTTACGGGTTCCCTCCCGTGAGCACTCCCCCCAAAGGATGGAGGAGCGTTGTCTCCACCACAACTCCCGGCTGTGGCGGACCCGCAGCTACCACCAGCCCGGGCTGCGGAAACTTCAAATTCGGCGACCCGCCCCTCAGCAGCAGTCCCGCAGCAGGCGGACCCGGCGGGAGCCGCTGGGACAGATAGGACCGGCAGACTGTAAGGACAATAAGAGAAACGTCGAGGCCTTGAAAAAGGCCTCGATTATTTTTTCCCCGACGCTCTCTGCGAAGTGCAGCCGGCGATCATTGTTCCATGAGCCCCTTGAGGCCGAGCCAGATTATCTGCTGGTGGTTTTCAGCCTTGTCGGGAAAATGTTAAAATTTAGTTAACAACAAGGCTCTTGTCTTCTCCCCGGGAGAGGGCTATAATAAAATGAGAGAAAAACCAACATAACCTGGTTTATAAGGAGCTGCGCCATGATTGAAAGCATTGGTCCGCGTTTTACCCTGCCTGAGGACAAGACGGTAAGGGCGGGGGCACTGCCGGAAAAGCCATCCGGAAGCGAAATCCTAGAGCAGGAGACTGCCTCCATCTCCGCTGACGCCCTGAAAGCCCATAAGGCTGTCAAGGGCGGGAAATCCCGAAAATCAGCGGGGGCGGAAAAACCCCACTCCTCAAAGGTGGACTATCCGCAGCCCAACAAGCAGAACGGTGTGTTCTCCGACTGTTTCGGCAAGATATCCCACCTGGCACTCCAGCTTGACGCGCAGTCAACGGAATTCCCGGCGCTCAGGGAGAACGTGCTCAATGCCTGGACCACTGTATTCAAGAACATGGACCCTGACGTGAAGTTCACCATCGCCGTGGAAAGCCAGGCAGACAAAAAAGAGATCGAGGGCCTCATCAAGGATAATAACATACCCAACCCCGAGCGCTTCAATTTCGTAATGTGTGATGACATCAACATCACCATGTGGGCCCGCGACCAGATGCTGGGCCTCTTCACCCCCACCGATGACACGGCGATCCTGAACCAGACCACCATGCGGCCCCATGGCGATGATCCGAAGGTCCCGCCCAGGCTTGTTGCCGCCAACGAGGGGATCATCCTGGATGCCGACAAGAGGCTTGTCACCGACGGCGGCGACGAGGTCTCAAACAGCAGGGAGACTTTCCTGGGGTACAACTCCCTTTACCTTACCGCCAAGAACCTTTTCGAGCGCGAGCATGCCCCCATGGGGATCGCAAGACTGGAAACCTCGCCTTTCAAGAAAAACCTGGTGATGGAGTATCCCGAGGGCGCCGAGCAGTATCATGTCCCTGATTTTCACTACGAGAAGAATGCAAAGGCA
The sequence above is a segment of the Candidatus Eremiobacterota bacterium genome. Coding sequences within it:
- a CDS encoding tetratricopeptide repeat protein, whose amino-acid sequence is MSLFEKYFGKQTLLEALQKNDLKTARRIVDSGNFDTAERASDGTTVLILASMHGDPHIIKALLDHGADPNEAGQRGVAPLHACANTGNIECAKLLIEKGADVNSRTTGQKESVLYYALRKNHGAMVELLLSSGADPREMLRFEIMKKGQEAYKVHMSGDLALAERLYHEAIARAGAELGPHDFSTAELRHYHADILRDSGRIREAEAVYLQVLEDYRAALSPDDHRIGTCYHDLCGVCLERREYEKALEYCSKGLSIRMAQAVGDERVLQLAQSLNVYGQICIELNAMEEANKHLVQALNLRAEILGRLHPDSQLTLNNVAHMYARQGQADKAQGLLEAIRTAAHQSNDPIHPKLLLNLGDLYRDAARVQEARDVYNEALFLAEQHFGPNCDDAMDARKSLAGLNVN
- a CDS encoding thermonuclease family protein produces the protein MKKVTILTITLLVLMAASVFAESFTGVVVSIEDGNNILVKNGSGISKVKIDGVVCPELEQEYGQETKLFMEEQLWGKEVWVDVKSKDHYGRYVANVKSGNEDVALTLAKNGMAWYNQKAFSPAVAAAEKESRASRTGLWASENPVSPWAFRQAKLGIIPDRTGKPVGISKGGFGFSGVTGGYGYAPCAKASFGDKPIAGGYFGSSKGYYGNGSGYYAGRAQSFGDSGVKRGYYDNGGRGYNGISRGYGFNHNEKGYGFPPVSTPPKGWRSVVSTTTPGCGGPAATTSPGCGNFKFGDPPLSSSPAAGGPGGSRWDR